In Fluviicola sp., the sequence AGCATGTGGGTCGCAAAGGTGTGACGCAGGATATGCGGACTTTTCTTTTCCGAAACAGTGATGCTGTTCAAATAAGTTTTCACCTTTCGATAAACGAATTCAGAGTACAATTTCCGTCCGTCTTTCTTAACGAATAAATAAAGAGAACTATCAGGCCCGGCAGGTTTGAGCTTCTCGTAAGACCGGATGATTTCAAACAGATCACTGCCTATCGGGATGATGCGCTCCTTATTTCTTTTTCCCAGTACCTTAATACTGGAACTCGTAACGTCCTTACTTTTCAGTTCGATCAGTTCGCTCAAACGAATCCCGGTCTGGTAAAACATCTCCAGCATCAACCGGTCGCGAACACCTTCGAAATCGGAAGAAAATAACCGTTCTATACGCTCGTCTTCAATCTCCGTCTGTTTCACAAATTGAGGAAGCCGTTTCTCCACTTTGGGACCGCGAATGCGCAGCATGGGATTCTGTTCCACCTTCCCGTTCGCCATCAGCCACTTGAAAAACGAACGCAGACAGGAGAGCTTCCGCGAAACCGTGCGGTTGCTTTGACCGCTTTCCAGGAGATTCACAATCCAGGCACGGACCAATTGGTGATTCACCTCCTTCCAATCCGACGATTTCGACAACTCCGCAAATACCGTGAATTGATCCAGGTCCTCTTCGTAAGCCACAATCGTGTGTTTCGAGTAACGCTTCTCGACCTGCAGGTAATGAATAAAGGAATCTTTGTAAGACATATCGAAACTACAAGGTACAAAAAAACCCCGACGATAATTGTCGGGGTTCAATATCATAAAGGATACTTTTAATTAAGCCTCCTGAGATTTCATTTTTTGAGCATAAGCTGCACGGA encodes:
- a CDS encoding tyrosine-type recombinase/integrase is translated as MSYKDSFIHYLQVEKRYSKHTIVAYEEDLDQFTVFAELSKSSDWKEVNHQLVRAWIVNLLESGQSNRTVSRKLSCLRSFFKWLMANGKVEQNPMLRIRGPKVEKRLPQFVKQTEIEDERIERLFSSDFEGVRDRLMLEMFYQTGIRLSELIELKSKDVTSSSIKVLGKRNKERIIPIGSDLFEIIRSYEKLKPAGPDSSLYLFVKKDGRKLYSEFVYRKVKTYLNSITVSEKKSPHILRHTFATHMLNNGAGLETLKELLGHAGLAATQVYTHNSFAQINTIYTHAHPRGKKK